Genomic DNA from Theileria equi strain WA chromosome 4 map unlocalized gcontig_1105316255033, whole genome shotgun sequence:
CCGCTGTAAACTTTCCCAGTTAATAATATAGATCCATCCTCTAAATCAATTAGACTAACCTGAAAGGTAAAGTAGTCCAAATCAGACAATTTTGGGGAGGGTGCTGTCTCTACCAGTGTCTTAAGTATATAGGAAATATCAGTGGCTTGGTCCGGTATCAGCGGAAATGACGTAGAAACTATAGAATTCTTGGCTGATGCATACAAAATTGGAAATTCTAACTGATCGTCTGATGCATTAGAGTCTACAAACAAGTCAAACAGCtcattttcaatatcaCTCTTTGTCTTATTACATTCCCTATCACATTTATTTACAATGACAACTGCTCGCATTAGAGGATTCTGAATATGGGTATATGTAATAATAAGACGATACCTCTAGCGCTTTACGCAAAACAAAACCTGTCTGAGGTTTCGGTCCTTCCACGACATCAACTAGAAGGCAAATGCAATCAACAATGTTTAGAATTCTCTCTACTTCACCACCAAAATCAGCGTGTCCAGGTGTATCCACAATGTTTAGTAAGTTGTTATTCCAGTTAAGTCTGGTAACTTTGGAAGTAATGGTTATACCTCGCTCACGTTCCAGATCATGACTGTCCATAGTCCGCGTTTGAGATATTGTTTCACCGCTAcactttaaaaattcatcTACAAGAGTGGTTTTGCCATGGTCTACATGTGCTACAACGGCTACATTTCTAATATTACTAAATCTGCGATAGCTAGAGTAAACACTTCTAAAATTTATCTTTGATATATGTGACAAAATTCTAGACTGATAGAGGTACATTTTACGTCAATTGTTTGTTTTCCATCCACATGTATATCCCATTGTGTTCTAACCCACATTATTGGCTCATATACGGGGTTATTTCTCTTTTTGTCTATAAAACCATAACTTCATCGAATTATATTTGTATGAAAGTATTTATATAAGCAGTGATGTGGAGATCTGTGAACGCATCGttttcaaagtattccATAGAATTAGCTCAGCTACTCTGCAGGTATGCCAACTGTTTTCTCTCTATATTCGTATATTCTGCAATTGTTCAAATAGAATTTGTGATTAATAATATATGTAGGTGTCTCAAAGATCCGCATAGAGATAAAGCTCTTGCAAGGTATAAGCTACATTTGA
This window encodes:
- a CDS encoding mitochondrial ATP synthase F1 subunit epsilon, putative (encoded by transcript BEWA_015210A) — its product is MWRSVNASFSKYSIELAQLLCRCLKDPHRDKALARYKLHLKQTDYTNGVAQAPVFHTEFKEPTSSNKGSSQ